From the Bdellovibrio reynosensis genome, one window contains:
- a CDS encoding ExbD/TolR family protein: MTSGSGNDKLNFELNILPILDILSVLICFLLLTAVWIQIGTLDTRQAIGDNSTAGAVNPPSLWISVNTQGAVQLSARDLPNKKTYEVEIKASNNKVNLDALAEKLQALKEKFPDLKTGVVRPEAQASYGDVIRIMDKLKQFQFEGVGLSPLG; this comes from the coding sequence ATGACTAGCGGTAGCGGCAACGATAAGTTGAATTTTGAATTAAACATTCTGCCGATTCTCGACATTTTGTCGGTTCTGATCTGCTTTCTATTATTGACAGCAGTTTGGATTCAAATCGGGACCCTGGATACAAGACAGGCCATCGGCGACAACTCCACGGCGGGTGCTGTTAATCCCCCGTCGCTATGGATTTCTGTGAACACGCAAGGTGCGGTTCAACTTTCTGCTCGCGATCTTCCTAATAAGAAGACCTATGAAGTTGAGATCAAAGCCTCCAACAACAAAGTGAACTTGGATGCTTTGGCTGAAAAACTTCAAGCGCTGAAAGAGAAATTTCCAGATTTGAAAACCGGCGTGGTTCGTCCTGAAGCGCAAGCTTCTTACGGCGATGTGATTCGTATCATGGATAAACTTAAACAGTTTCAATTTGAAGGAGTGGGATTATCCCCACTTGGGTAG
- a CDS encoding ExbD/TolR family protein codes for MKTSSFTKVNQVRSPLSDIQSLKPGMKSKKGKFQDLALALPLTSLIDAFSIIVIYLLIGTQNSGMETTIPSKMSLPTASHSVGIEKETPILSIQKGVYRLNDEVVQKKDLGQKLAELKKKSEEKSVALLVQADQEMAYEDLDPLLKASSLSGIEKMKFAVVPAQ; via the coding sequence ATGAAAACCTCGTCCTTTACAAAAGTAAATCAAGTTCGCTCCCCGCTTTCAGACATTCAAAGTTTGAAACCAGGGATGAAGTCTAAAAAAGGTAAGTTCCAGGATTTAGCTTTGGCACTTCCTTTGACTTCTTTGATTGATGCTTTCTCAATCATTGTTATTTATCTGCTAATCGGTACTCAGAACTCTGGGATGGAAACAACCATTCCTTCTAAAATGAGTTTACCGACGGCTTCTCATAGCGTTGGGATTGAAAAAGAAACTCCGATCTTGAGCATTCAAAAAGGCGTTTACCGTTTGAATGACGAGGTTGTTCAAAAGAAAGACCTTGGACAAAAGCTTGCTGAGTTAAAAAAGAAGTCAGAAGAAAAATCTGTAGCACTCTTGGTTCAGGCCGACCAAGAGATGGCGTACGAAGACTTGGATCCTTTGCTTAAGGCAAGTTCCCTGTCTGGTATCGAAAAAATGAAATTTGCGGTAGTGCCTGCACAATGA
- a CDS encoding tetratricopeptide repeat protein, translating into MKTLNGILIIALLGGSLVTSSAFAEKMNAETQDLVINKMERVLSTLERSDSAWLPSQQRLADLLAERARTRFMLEIEANCEGCKGSKDDRLKAVKIYENLLKEVKLNEHGPILFQLAHLYEMAGQTDKAINLYEEIIRDAKKKSILPAIVSRSHASLGDLLFSKSRFAEAKTHYQIALKDAGLENRVLTIYNLAWCEFNLGNLNAAIVIFENLLKDPSKIVRDTEEGSKYDAPFHTDVLRDLATFYSKKDITKKEIDTFENLAPADKRKGLMLYFAKEADRIGQKQAAHDILNRYLADSSLTKEERIEASVQLAQINYDRGQTSASIAEFAKAATALQKSGCSEDKCAEFQKTMKRYVTELHRSKKLKPDQDLMNAYLTYNKTFPSDMEMTQRGAQIAMDLGNYVMAVQLYRTVSESSSFSKKERQEALLNEVAAAEKSGNPALKREAYLHFIDEAPKGEKSFEVQYQLAYLAYEQKLYSNAAADFEDLAKDKNGKADLRKKAADLSLDSLAQIKNEKTLEELAWDYSEIFPLARTEFESIARKSLMNRVAAVANNPKSSKSDLKSALNSMDSRKLQNASQQEKILFYNNQAVLAKKLDEEKVYVGAITSLLAVPGISSELREKSLEQLTGYYEKKLDFKNAYVTALRLENSKISEKEKEFRLGTLADLAGLDAASKHYRRSLDAGLRGERSLVVRTRLVLTSANPVRELKAQAPELKQKPALLNETVLLVYAQNGNADGLKSVLDLKEMRKQSANLFIKKQEFYTLLQNEKAKIAKHELDSSKDRLMQKTIEERVKMLKKADRLQADSLGYKDVTAQMLALNLVSSENERMVKDLASLPMPQGLTKAEQQQYISILKGRSKPFLLKARYAQQKQQEIWNRSLGLSQTLRDYKIARPEIRKLLARELTLLNSIPGKGPMKDALEDTLDERQLSARDLTAARKVVAEDPANVREIEQLKQIETKIGHPLMATYLEARISHLQKGNSL; encoded by the coding sequence ATGAAAACACTAAACGGAATCCTTATCATTGCTCTTTTAGGTGGATCTTTGGTCACATCGTCGGCTTTTGCCGAGAAAATGAATGCAGAGACTCAGGATCTCGTTATTAACAAAATGGAACGCGTCCTATCGACTTTGGAGCGTTCTGATTCAGCTTGGCTACCAAGCCAGCAACGTCTAGCTGATTTGCTTGCAGAGCGCGCTCGTACGCGTTTTATGCTTGAAATTGAAGCTAACTGTGAAGGTTGCAAAGGATCTAAAGACGACCGTCTTAAGGCCGTTAAAATCTATGAGAACTTACTTAAAGAAGTTAAGTTAAACGAACACGGTCCGATCCTTTTCCAATTGGCCCATCTTTATGAAATGGCTGGCCAAACGGATAAAGCTATTAATTTATATGAAGAAATCATCCGCGATGCGAAGAAGAAATCCATTCTTCCAGCTATCGTGTCACGTTCCCACGCAAGCCTTGGCGATTTGTTATTTTCTAAATCTCGTTTTGCTGAAGCGAAAACTCATTACCAAATCGCTTTAAAAGATGCTGGTCTTGAAAATCGCGTTTTGACCATCTATAACTTAGCTTGGTGTGAATTCAACCTTGGCAACTTAAATGCTGCTATCGTTATTTTTGAAAACCTGTTGAAAGATCCATCTAAAATCGTTCGTGATACCGAAGAAGGCAGCAAATACGATGCTCCTTTCCACACGGATGTTTTGCGCGATCTTGCTACTTTCTATTCCAAAAAAGACATTACTAAAAAAGAAATCGATACGTTTGAGAATTTGGCTCCGGCTGATAAACGTAAAGGTTTGATGCTTTATTTTGCTAAAGAAGCAGACCGTATTGGTCAAAAACAGGCGGCCCACGATATCTTAAACCGCTACTTAGCTGATTCTTCTTTGACTAAAGAAGAGCGTATCGAGGCCTCTGTTCAATTAGCACAAATCAACTATGACCGTGGTCAAACTTCTGCCTCCATTGCTGAATTTGCTAAGGCAGCTACGGCTTTACAAAAAAGCGGTTGTTCTGAAGACAAATGCGCTGAATTCCAAAAAACGATGAAGCGTTATGTAACGGAACTTCATCGTTCTAAGAAACTTAAACCTGACCAAGACTTGATGAACGCTTATTTAACTTATAATAAGACCTTCCCGTCTGACATGGAAATGACCCAACGTGGGGCTCAGATCGCGATGGATCTTGGTAACTACGTTATGGCCGTACAATTGTACCGCACAGTTAGTGAAAGCAGTTCCTTCTCTAAAAAAGAAAGACAAGAAGCTTTACTAAACGAAGTAGCTGCAGCAGAAAAATCTGGCAACCCGGCTTTAAAGCGTGAAGCTTACTTGCACTTTATCGATGAAGCTCCGAAAGGTGAAAAGTCTTTTGAAGTTCAATACCAATTGGCTTACTTAGCTTACGAGCAAAAGCTTTACTCTAATGCAGCCGCTGATTTTGAAGACCTAGCTAAAGATAAAAACGGTAAAGCAGATCTTCGTAAAAAAGCAGCTGACCTTTCGTTAGATTCGTTAGCACAAATTAAAAATGAAAAAACTTTGGAAGAACTTGCTTGGGATTACTCTGAGATCTTCCCATTGGCTCGTACTGAATTTGAAAGTATTGCTCGTAAAAGCTTAATGAACCGTGTTGCCGCAGTTGCGAACAATCCTAAATCTTCGAAGTCTGATCTTAAGTCAGCTTTGAACAGCATGGATTCACGTAAATTGCAAAACGCTTCCCAACAAGAAAAAATCCTTTTCTATAATAACCAGGCGGTGCTTGCTAAAAAGCTTGATGAAGAAAAAGTTTATGTTGGCGCGATCACTTCCCTATTAGCCGTTCCTGGCATCAGCTCAGAACTTCGTGAAAAAAGCCTAGAGCAATTAACTGGTTATTATGAGAAGAAATTAGACTTTAAGAACGCTTATGTTACAGCTTTGCGTTTAGAAAACTCTAAGATTTCTGAAAAAGAAAAAGAATTCCGTCTTGGTACATTAGCGGACCTTGCGGGTCTTGATGCTGCTTCTAAACACTATAGAAGATCTTTAGATGCAGGACTTCGTGGCGAGCGTTCTTTAGTGGTGCGCACTCGTCTGGTTTTGACTTCTGCAAATCCAGTTCGTGAATTGAAAGCTCAAGCTCCTGAGTTAAAACAAAAGCCAGCTCTTTTAAACGAGACTGTTCTTTTGGTTTACGCTCAGAATGGCAATGCGGACGGTTTGAAATCAGTTCTTGATTTAAAAGAAATGCGTAAACAATCGGCGAACCTATTCATTAAAAAACAAGAGTTCTATACTCTGCTACAAAATGAAAAAGCTAAGATTGCTAAGCACGAGCTAGATTCAAGCAAAGATCGTTTAATGCAAAAGACGATCGAAGAGCGCGTGAAAATGCTTAAAAAAGCAGACCGTCTTCAAGCAGACAGCCTTGGTTATAAGGATGTGACTGCTCAGATGCTAGCTTTGAACCTGGTTTCTAGTGAAAACGAGCGTATGGTTAAGGACCTTGCTTCTTTACCAATGCCTCAAGGTTTAACAAAAGCTGAACAACAACAATATATCTCTATTCTTAAAGGCCGTTCTAAGCCGTTCTTGTTGAAAGCTCGTTATGCCCAACAAAAACAGCAAGAAATCTGGAATCGTTCTTTAGGACTATCACAGACTTTACGTGATTATAAAATCGCTCGCCCAGAGATCCGTAAGCTTTTAGCTCGTGAATTGACTCTGTTAAATTCAATCCCTGGTAAAGGCCCTATGAAGGACGCTTTAGAGGACACTTTGGATGAGAGACAATTATCGGCACGCGATTTAACTGCCGCGCGCAAGGTAGTGGCAGAAGACCCTGCTAACGTGCGCGAAATTGAACAATTGAAACAGATTGAGACAAAAATTGGCCATCCACTTATGGCCACTTATCTGGAAGCGCGTATAAGCCACTTACAGAAGGGAAATAGCCTATGA
- a CDS encoding AgmX/PglI C-terminal domain-containing protein produces the protein MSAAKLLILENTLGQKVRTFAVQAEALNLVYLKDSRRVEAFASLNELDENKVNYTLLQQIQLSQLSEEGQLLQGLGRLRLYPVEVNNSPTYELREEEDEKTLTTLIKKTGIGHLVAVLLLVGGSWIYNQYFAKAEEPALVTINIPQEIEKVHPEARPHVKVSQTKIKQTTKKYSPNAKKLRSKPYHVNTAKAKDVRRVGALAALGGLSTGARDAEGLDMRSLKNIRAAGTGAGGGGIGNAGRGGARGYLPGSGLIAGSAGEGARAQGAGGYGTRGSGGGRAGYGKIPMVGGTSAVSLPIDDEATVEGGLDRDQIIAVINRNKGQIIYCYEKGLQAQPSIGGRVAVAFVIGASGRITTANVAESSLGSRTVEGCMLSKMKTWQFPRPVGKVNVDVLYPFELMRVSSR, from the coding sequence ATGAGCGCAGCTAAACTTCTAATACTAGAAAATACTTTAGGCCAAAAGGTTCGTACTTTTGCTGTTCAAGCAGAAGCGTTGAACCTTGTGTACTTAAAAGACTCGCGCCGTGTAGAGGCTTTTGCTTCTTTAAATGAACTTGATGAAAACAAAGTGAACTACACTTTGTTGCAACAAATCCAACTTTCGCAACTTTCTGAAGAAGGTCAATTGCTTCAAGGTTTAGGACGTTTGCGCCTTTACCCAGTTGAAGTGAATAACAGCCCGACTTATGAACTTCGTGAAGAAGAAGACGAAAAAACTTTAACTACATTAATTAAGAAAACTGGTATTGGTCACTTAGTAGCTGTGCTTTTATTGGTGGGTGGATCTTGGATCTACAATCAGTATTTTGCTAAAGCCGAAGAACCGGCTTTAGTTACAATCAATATTCCTCAGGAAATTGAAAAAGTTCACCCTGAGGCTCGTCCCCATGTGAAAGTGTCACAAACTAAGATCAAACAAACTACTAAGAAGTACAGCCCTAATGCTAAAAAACTTCGCTCTAAGCCTTACCATGTGAATACAGCTAAAGCTAAAGATGTTCGCCGTGTTGGCGCCTTGGCAGCTTTAGGTGGTTTATCGACAGGTGCTCGTGATGCTGAAGGTCTTGATATGAGATCTCTTAAAAACATCAGAGCAGCAGGAACTGGCGCTGGTGGCGGTGGCATCGGTAATGCGGGTCGCGGTGGCGCTCGTGGTTACTTACCTGGCAGCGGTTTGATTGCTGGAAGTGCTGGTGAAGGTGCTCGTGCTCAAGGTGCTGGTGGCTACGGAACTCGTGGTTCTGGTGGCGGTCGCGCGGGCTATGGAAAAATCCCAATGGTTGGTGGCACTTCTGCAGTCAGTTTACCAATTGATGATGAAGCGACTGTTGAAGGCGGTTTAGACCGCGATCAAATCATTGCGGTTATCAATCGTAACAAAGGTCAAATCATCTATTGTTATGAAAAAGGATTGCAAGCTCAACCATCTATCGGTGGTCGCGTCGCAGTTGCTTTCGTGATCGGTGCTTCGGGCCGTATCACCACTGCTAACGTAGCAGAGTCTTCATTAGGTTCTAGAACTGTTGAAGGTTGCATGTTGTCTAAAATGAAAACATGGCAGTTCCCTCGTCCGGTTGGAAAAGTAAATGTTGATGTTCTTTATCCCTTCGAACTTATGCGCGTGAGCAGTCGCTAA
- a CDS encoding outer membrane beta-barrel domain-containing protein, translating to MRTLTLLSSALVTFSLLAAPALASSTKSAKQINASQDIDTLGGNKDLMEMATKIKSESRSRIVQQRMVDRNNTLEFGLSYGSVFSGDAYLKTQTVGFQVDYHITPRWSLGARYLDFGSTLSAEGQRIFDDARASYNAGGRATIVDIDAPQNATMAVLNWYPIYGKTSFLDMGVNQFDIYLLAGGGSMNLASGNTSLLTAGVGLGAWITKHVSARAEIRMQKYEDQLVTGARNLNTVVGSLGLGWIL from the coding sequence ATGAGAACTTTAACTCTTCTTTCATCGGCTTTAGTGACTTTCAGTCTTTTAGCAGCACCCGCTTTGGCTTCTTCAACGAAGTCAGCAAAACAAATCAATGCTAGCCAAGATATCGATACATTGGGTGGCAATAAAGACCTTATGGAAATGGCTACGAAGATTAAATCTGAAAGCCGCTCTCGCATCGTTCAACAACGTATGGTGGATCGCAACAACACTCTGGAATTCGGTCTATCTTACGGAAGCGTATTTAGCGGGGATGCTTACTTAAAAACTCAAACAGTGGGTTTTCAAGTTGATTATCACATCACTCCACGCTGGTCTTTGGGTGCCCGTTACCTTGATTTTGGTTCTACCCTTTCAGCGGAAGGTCAAAGAATTTTTGACGACGCTAGAGCGTCTTATAATGCTGGTGGCCGTGCGACAATCGTAGATATCGATGCTCCACAAAATGCAACTATGGCTGTTCTAAACTGGTACCCGATTTATGGAAAAACAAGCTTCCTTGATATGGGTGTAAATCAGTTTGATATCTATCTTCTTGCCGGTGGTGGTTCGATGAACCTTGCTAGCGGCAATACTTCGCTTTTAACTGCAGGTGTGGGCTTAGGTGCTTGGATCACGAAACACGTTTCAGCTCGTGCTGAAATCCGTATGCAAAAATATGAAGACCAACTAGTCACTGGTGCTCGCAACTTGAATACCGTTGTAGGCAGCCTTGGCTTGGGATGGATTTTATGA
- a CDS encoding tetratricopeptide repeat protein: MSKILLALATFVLALVAFHSQANAETVSATAWAKAWVKNLEDKTTRTFDTEDVEKSIITKCVDCDSKANLKNARKLFAKGDFDAALAAYNSIPRGEANWLAAVEEKGWAYFRKEDFEKALSQTKTLLSPQFGEIVNSEAYLLQSLTQLKMCDYKGVFETHTKFKEKQKSRVMEIQNLAKTGWNDGVATVVAKADQFPMKLEDMTDSVQKLPLLTYKDVEFQKQLFRYKASLKAIAVLDGRHEKVVSSLQKINAKSLETLKDRIKEIASTETENNFKVIQKLNLVEVEAIHRVHTDLELSQSLFKKGNFKNVDDDQLVFMDDGLPWIDELDKFEVAGKVCAKGIRRKM; encoded by the coding sequence ATGAGTAAAATCTTGTTAGCTCTTGCTACCTTTGTTTTAGCTCTTGTTGCTTTTCACTCTCAAGCAAATGCTGAGACTGTATCTGCGACAGCTTGGGCTAAGGCTTGGGTTAAAAATCTTGAAGATAAAACCACACGCACTTTTGATACTGAAGATGTTGAAAAAAGCATCATAACCAAATGTGTTGATTGTGATAGTAAAGCTAACCTGAAAAATGCCCGTAAACTTTTTGCTAAGGGTGATTTTGATGCTGCTCTTGCCGCTTACAATTCTATTCCTCGTGGTGAAGCAAACTGGTTAGCGGCGGTTGAAGAAAAAGGCTGGGCTTACTTCCGTAAAGAAGATTTCGAAAAAGCTTTGAGCCAAACTAAAACTCTTCTTAGCCCACAATTTGGCGAGATCGTTAATTCTGAGGCTTACTTGTTACAATCTTTAACTCAGTTAAAGATGTGTGACTATAAAGGTGTCTTCGAAACCCATACGAAGTTTAAAGAAAAACAAAAATCCCGCGTCATGGAAATCCAAAATCTTGCTAAAACGGGCTGGAATGATGGCGTAGCGACTGTGGTTGCTAAGGCAGATCAGTTCCCGATGAAATTAGAAGACATGACGGATTCAGTTCAGAAGCTTCCGCTTTTGACTTACAAAGACGTTGAATTTCAAAAGCAACTTTTCCGTTACAAGGCTTCGCTAAAAGCCATCGCCGTTTTAGATGGCCGTCACGAAAAAGTGGTGTCTTCGCTGCAAAAAATCAATGCGAAAAGTCTTGAGACTTTGAAAGATCGCATTAAAGAAATCGCAAGTACTGAGACAGAAAATAATTTTAAAGTGATTCAAAAGTTGAACCTTGTGGAGGTTGAAGCCATCCACCGCGTTCACACTGATTTAGAATTAAGTCAGTCTTTGTTCAAAAAAGGCAATTTCAAAAACGTGGATGACGATCAATTGGTGTTTATGGATGACGGTCTGCCATGGATTGATGAATTGGATAAGTTTGAAGTTGCGGGGAAAGTGTGTGCTAAGGGGATTAGGAGGAAGATGTGA
- the dtd gene encoding D-aminoacyl-tRNA deacylase gives MKAVVQRVTNASVTVDGKTISQIGKGYLTLLGVAKGDTEEQLSKLIQKILALRIFPDQDGKMNLSLKDVGGEHLIVSQFTLLGDASKGNRPSFINAELPERAKALYEKALKLSSEQVPTQGGEFGADMKVNLLNDGPVTLIIEI, from the coding sequence ATGAAAGCCGTAGTTCAAAGAGTCACTAACGCTTCCGTTACGGTAGATGGAAAAACTATTTCTCAAATCGGCAAAGGCTACCTAACTCTGCTCGGAGTTGCTAAAGGCGACACCGAAGAACAATTAAGTAAGCTCATTCAAAAAATCCTCGCGCTAAGAATCTTCCCCGATCAAGACGGCAAAATGAACTTGTCCCTGAAAGACGTGGGCGGGGAGCATTTGATAGTTTCGCAATTCACACTTCTAGGTGATGCCTCAAAAGGCAACCGTCCAAGCTTCATCAACGCCGAACTCCCAGAAAGAGCCAAAGCCCTTTACGAAAAGGCCTTGAAGCTAAGCTCCGAACAAGTCCCAACTCAGGGCGGTGAATTCGGCGCTGACATGAAAGTAAATCTACTCAACGACGGCCCCGTAACGTTGATCATCGAAATCTAA
- the infC gene encoding translation initiation factor IF-3 → MRVNREIRAQQIRVIDDEGNMLGVMTVPEALRIAEDRGLDLLEIAPTASPPTCKIMDYGKWKYENKKKATAARKKQTVVTIKEIQMRPRTDQHDFETKMNHARRFLLDGDKVKVSLRFMGREMAHQELGMEVMKKCIAFVDDLALVEAQPKMEGKNMFLMLGPDPLKIKEYQKLHPKGSKQDTKELAELKEVEEEEGEE, encoded by the coding sequence TTGAGAGTAAACCGCGAAATTCGCGCACAACAAATCCGTGTTATCGATGATGAAGGTAACATGCTTGGAGTGATGACTGTTCCAGAGGCGTTACGTATTGCTGAAGATAGAGGCCTCGATCTTCTTGAAATTGCTCCAACAGCTTCACCTCCAACTTGTAAAATCATGGATTACGGCAAGTGGAAGTACGAAAATAAAAAGAAAGCCACTGCAGCTCGTAAAAAACAAACTGTTGTGACAATCAAAGAAATCCAAATGCGTCCTCGTACGGACCAGCATGACTTTGAAACTAAGATGAACCACGCTCGTCGTTTCTTACTAGACGGTGACAAAGTGAAAGTATCATTGCGTTTCATGGGTCGTGAAATGGCCCATCAAGAGCTTGGTATGGAAGTAATGAAAAAGTGTATCGCTTTCGTTGATGACTTAGCTTTAGTAGAAGCTCAGCCAAAAATGGAAGGTAAAAACATGTTCCTAATGTTGGGACCTGATCCACTTAAAATTAAAGAATACCAAAAACTTCACCCGAAAGGTTCTAAGCAAGACACTAAAGAACTTGCCGAACTTAAAGAAGTCGAAGAAGAAGAAGGCGAAGAGTAG